The genomic window ACTGGATTGCCTTTGAGTAAGAGTACACAGGCATATGTTATCTAGAGGTGGGTGTGTTATTTTTGCACCATGGAGGGATTTCTGGTGAAAAAACATCGTCAAGATAAGGACGGAGATTGAAGGACAAATTGTCTTGGTTTGAGTCACTTGTAGCTCTAAATCAGGCTGAAACAATAGCTGCGAAGAGGCTGGTGGgcggaagaggaagaggagcaagaTGCCTGAGACGTTTGAAAGAAAAGCCAAATTCCAAAGGGTTTTCTCAGAGCGAGTGTGAGTTTCTGATGCAAACTGGAGCTAACAGGTTTTAGCCCAAAGCGAGTTTCTGTGGCTGGTGGGACAGTAAAGACACAGTTCATTTCATTATGATGCTATGGAGAGACAACAGACTCATATGTCCACACAAAGTCCATTAAAATGAAAGATTCAAAATAGTGCCTGATCTACATAGACACTATACAAATATGGAATCTGACACAGGGATTTCTGGGTTTAGATGTAAAGTTCACATTTCCACCATAGATTTCCTAAAGTTCTTACCTGGCATCCAGAATGAGAGAGGTATCAGTCCAGTCATCACTCCCTCCGTTGGGCCTCACGTCAGAACCAAACAcagccgtccaatcagatttgtttcagAGATGCATGTGAGACAACAATAGATTCACTGATATAGATCTAATTTTTTTGGCATCGGTATCAGCTGATATCGATATTCAATAGCAATACCGGCATTTTTTTCAATGCTGTCCATGTGTCATCTCCAGTTTGTTCTCAGTGCATCAGTTTTTTGAACAGGTTAGTGAGTGataatggaaatagaagagtgTTATATGATTTtatctttacacattttatattccaaataaatacattttattatgttttccaaaagtgaaaagttaatttgatGCTTAACAACACTGCCAATCAAATGGGAAAAGAAGAtccctcattggtctgttattaatgttcatatcttgatttacagacacaagagtGGAATAAAAGCACGaaaatcatgtagagtgggttaaaacaaaacatttaggatgaaaatgacaagcctgacagcagcagttccaAAGTCGAAGGAGCCAATTCGCCCATGTTCACATCCTATGTGGAACATGGTGGCTAGTGGGCTAGTTATGTCCttttaaaaaaagtcaccacctggaatTAACTAAGAAAACAGGTTGGGGTTGccgcagttggtcaggtctaggttcagcatcagcctgtgctcaaagaatgaggtcagctgacacctgaatatattgaatgaccagattattccatcaatggatttgttcttccctgatggcacgggcatattccaagatgacaatgccaggattcatcgggctcaaattgtggaagagtggttcaggagcatgagacgtcattttcacatggattgtccaccataGACCatagagtccagaccttaaccccattgagaatctttgggatgtgctggaaaaggctttgtgcagcggtcagactaacatcatcaatgcaacatctgggtgaaaaattaatgcaacactggatggaaataaatcttgtgacattgcagaagcaaaatcgaaacaatgccacagcaaatgtgtgAGGTAATCAAAGACGGAACAACTAAagtgtatacagtctatgggcttCAACAAGAGGGTTTGACCACAATAGTTTTTTTAATAGCTTGTATTTCAAAATATAACCAGACAAATAGATTAAGAagtatttattaaagtttttacAAATTTGCAAGCTGAAAAATTCCATGTTAAATCAttattcagacatttttaatcacTTTCTTTTCCATTGTTTAAGGAGATGTTAAGTATTATTACTCCATATGAATACATTCACAACACTGGGCTATGTGCTTACTCagcttcctgatttgaaggataaCAGCACCAGCATCAGTTGTAGATTTGATTTTGAGTGGGTAGAGTGGCTAAAATTAagcattaatttattttatgcaaTTAATAGCAAAATGTTCTGTGTACAACCAGAACTGTTTTACAATTTAAGACATGTAGATTATTCCAAGGATGTTAAAATCATTTGCGAGCTGACGATGATTTCAGGCACTTATCAAGCCACGAAGGTAAAGTCTCTGAAAGTCGTGTTACATTCTTCTGTACATCTTGATCTCTGTATGATTTGTTATTCCAGATTGTGCATGTTCCCCCAATTATTCTGATCAGACAGTATAACCACTGGTGAAGTCTGTGGTGGAGAGTAGGATTTGGGGTGAGCTACACAGTGTCTGCCTGGTATTCAAAAAAGTTGTTATCAGATTATGAATATACTCAAACATTCACAGTATTGTCAGTTGATTACAAGCACACAGATTACTCCAGAGAAAGTCCATATGACAAAGCTTTACAAAACATTGGGTTGTAACAAATAAAGACTGGCATTACGTCGAAAGTATGTACAGCAGGAATCTAAAGGACCTGATTAAACTTTAGTACATCAGGGACTATCACTCCCTCAGTTTAAGGCAAAGTCTCTCTGCACATGTGTGATGTATGGAAGTGCAGACTGGAGATCTGTacatgtatgtacatgtgtctGAGGACATGCTTAGGGATCATGGGACTGAGGAGCTGCTTATGGAAAAGAACAAGCTGGCACACAGGAGAGGGCCACACCCTTTAATGGGAACCCGCGCTCAGACTACAGGGTGTGCAGCTCTGGTTTGGTGTCCACTGGAATTCCAGCTCATTAAAAGTAGTGAGAGGAGCTCAGACTGCACGCCGTGCTGTCCAGTAGAGCCAGCGGAGGTGCCGCAGCGCTCTGGATTCTCTCTGTTAAGAGCGTATTTTGCCGGACGCCGCAGCCCACCATAGCCTTTTCTCTTAATAAGCTTCAAAGGCAGCGACCACAGCAGCACAGCAGAGCACCACTTTAAGTGTGAGTGCCACACCACAACAAAAGCACTACCAGTCACAGTTGGACCAGGCGCAGTCTGAGCGAGGTTAAACTAGAGGAACAGCGGTCAGCTCTCCTGTCTCCCTTAAGGAGCAATGTTCCCTCATGTTTCCATGCATTCTCTCCCACTGACTAAACACATGCATGTGTGAAATGTTTACAATGTGAATCGGATGAACATTTCCAGAAACCATTTGCCTGAAGTTAGTGAAATAGGCTGAGCGGATGAAATTCCTTTCCAAACTACAGTGGCCAGCTTTTTGAAGCTGCACccataaatattacatatacatgcATTTCACAAATATGGTCCAGATATTACTCTGGCTTTGGCTTGGCTGGTGACCTTTGTTTGTCATCCAGTGTATCCACGCACTTCTGAAGGTTGCTTGCAGCTAACAACCAAAATATTTCAAGAAGATAATTAcatctatgtttttgtctataAAGAGAACCAAACTCTGTGGATatagaataaaataacaaaCTGAACATTTGTGAACTCAAACTAGCGTAGCCTGGAGTTGTATGGATGTCTGATGGATTGTAAATGCAGAGTTCATATTGATTTCAGATGAGAGATAATTTAAAAAGCAACCAATGAATATGAAATATAGTGGAGGCCATAAAACTGTATACTGTGTACTTAACATCTTCACCTAATTGTACAATTCCAGATTGTATTGATAAGAACATGTGTAAAAGTTCCAAAAGAGCCCCAACCCTGTCCCACAGTCAGTCGGAGCTGCATGGAGAAGTTTATCATCTGAATGTTCTCAGATGTAAAAGTCATCTtctgtctggatttaaacagagaTGTAGCCCTCTGCCCCATGAGTGGAATCTTCTGTGATGTCTGCAGAGTTTCTGATGTCCATCACAACGTTTGTGAACCTTCCTGGGAAAGTTTACCATTTTGATCTACATGTCAAAAAAGGAaccaacaccaccaccacatgGAAGTCCAGTGTGTTTAGAGCGAGGCAGATGATGACCAGTGTTGAGATCCAAAGAAGTGGTGAAGATCATGACAGTTGTTCTACAGAGGGGTGCAAATAAAGACACATATGTACATGTCCCAGAGAATAGCGCAAACGAAGGCCAGTGCTATTTAGTGGTGCAGATGAAGACCAGTGTGGTGAAGAAAGCGACCACTGTATTCTGTGAGTatagaaaggagcagaggaagagcaaTCTAGCAGGGGtaaatgtgtagatgtgtgGGTGAAGCTAACCAGTGTTTTGGGGTAGTAGTGATGCAGATGAAGACCAGTGTGTTCAGGTCCTACAGAGTGGAGCAGATACAGAGCAACAATACAGGGTGGTGTAGATGAAGATGACTACTGTTTTGGGGTATAGAGTGGAGCAGATGAAGACCAGAGAGGACGACAAAGAGGATGATCAGTGTATTCAGGTCCTACAgagtggagcagaggaagagtaGTGGTACAAGATGGTATAGATGTAGACGAAGATTAGCGCTGTTTTGGAGTAGTGCAGTGATGCAGATAAAGCTCAGTGCTATAGAATGGTAGAGAGGAAGACCAGTACTTCAAAGTGGTGTAGAGAAAGATTTAGATGAAGACATTGAGGAAGACCAGTTTTACAGTGGTGCAGATGAAGACCAGTGCTGTAAAGTGCTACAGAGTGGTGCAGAGGAAGGTGTAAACGAAGACGATGGCGACTGTTTTGGGGTAGTACAGTGGTGCAGATGAAGATAAGTGCTACAAAGTGATGTAGATGAAGATGTAGATGGAGATGACCACTGTTTTGCAGTTGGACAGTAGTGCAGATGAAGACCAGTTCTACAGGGTGGTCCAGATGAAGTTGAAGACGGAGATGACCAGAGTTTTGGAGTAGTACAGTTGTGCAAAGAAAGACCAGTGCTACGGGGTGatgcagaggaagagcagactACAGCGTGGTGTAGATGTAGACGAAGATGATGACCAGCAGGTTGAGGATAGTCCCGATGATGCCTAACATGGCCAGGATGCTCTCCTCCTTGCTCTCCTTGTCTGGGCTTCCCCGTTCCTCATCATTGTACACAGTGTTGACCATTTTCCCTGGGAAAGGCTGCCGCTTGCTTCTCGCACCAGtctgaggaaacattagaacacacaAGAAACTATGGTCATTCATTTTTAAAGGacaaatattatgcattatttgtactATTACTAGccttcacatgtgttttagagtttaaaagtcctataacATGAAAAATTAACACctatgagcttttagccatgttagaatgttgttacctcctcaaaaacataccttttttttaccttttgttcagtagagattggcaaatctatggttgaaattatccaaatgactccagtgaaggtgtatggagattaaaaaaaaaaaacagtggagcgcTACCTgcattactacatgacatcacaaggtggaacaggctgttttctgtttgagagaagaactatgcgcagtttgtgtgttaaacatgtgtgaatgaaacaaaacacaactccatgtatgtttttgatgaggaaacaagaacAACATAGATTAAAATAATGGCTAAAAATAGGACTAGACATTATTTTCCAGCTTCAGTGCTCTCCATACAGATATCTGGTGTAGGGCTCCATCTACTTCCAGCAGAGGGAAGTACCATGAGGAACAAAACTATTGTCAAATAAGGAACATGTCCCAGTATGCTAATATAAGCATGCAGTTGTAATGAATGCAATTTGATGGCGGAAATTATTTGAATAAgtctggtgatgatttatggaccTAAAAAATTGTGCAGGGATtctacctgtgatgcaacaatcctggAAAATTCAAATTCCAACCAAGTGTTCAGTGAGAATTTCTAAAACCAGCATTAATGTCTTTGATGAGGAAttttatgacatggttaaaagctcaataATGTCTTTTTGTGTTCTTCAAGAGGGGGTATAATGcaaatttgttttgttctgttttgtttttggagtgacttAACATTGGGACTCAGGGGGGGCTCAGCGCAGCAAAAACTTTAGTGAAACTTacatacagcattttcaaaacaatacaaggtagaatggtgatctaaatatgttatgtgttagttaataccccataaaagtaaaatacccctctttaaaagaaaatggttagaatataatgtataataaatGAGTAAGTGGATGAGAACCACTTTAACAACCAAGATGGAAACACTCTAAAGCCTCGAGGCCAATCCTAACTCAAGCTGAATAAGGTTCACCGCAGACTGTCACCTGGAGTCACAGTCCTGTCTTTCTGATGCCAGCAAAAATCTATTC from Periophthalmus magnuspinnatus isolate fPerMag1 chromosome 22, fPerMag1.2.pri, whole genome shotgun sequence includes these protein-coding regions:
- the LOC129457347 gene encoding protein TUNAR-like; protein product: MSNVLLLLMLCKTGARSKRQPFPGKMVNTVYNDEERGSPDKESKEESILAMLGIIGTILNLLVIIFVYIYTTL